One Seriola aureovittata isolate HTS-2021-v1 ecotype China chromosome 3, ASM2101889v1, whole genome shotgun sequence genomic window, GAAAGGtaaaggtgtgtatgtgtgtgtgtgtgtactcacggCTCCAGCACGTATGTGTACTGTCCCTCCAGTGTGCGGTCCTGCCTGTAGGAGAGGTTGTAGGCGAGCATGGTGTCGATCAGCTCACGCATctgctccttctctctgctgctgaacagcTGTGGATTCACCTGGAAGAAATGCAGGATTTACGATGAGTCACTGAAATTATTACTGACACCGACATGATCAGCGATGTGTTCATTTTTCCCCCTATTTGTTCTCATGAACCCTGACTTAAACCAACTTCTAACTTATCATTTCAGTGCTCAGCCACAATCACGATGTCAGTACACCGAGTAACTGTATTGACATATTGTCAGAGCACTGAGAATATTCCACAACAAACCAGAGATAGAAGTTCAACATTAAAGCAAATAACAGTTACAGGTTTTAAATGCTGATTAACTGACAAACAGGCTATCATTAATAATTCTGACAAATTATTAATGACAGATTTAAAGGCCTTAAAAATtggttttgcaaatgttttcaggAAGGAAATGCACGTTTGTTGgacctcaaggatacacacaataCATTTTGGTGAGTAACacagaatataaatgtaaataacccttttgcttgtttacaagaaaacgcCAGAGCCCCATTGATGCAGTCCAATAAAACTGTTCTGTGACaaagattataatgttcagtttttgttgacattgaCAGAGAAGTGTTACCTCAACTATATGTTTATCACTTAAGTCATAGTTAGTGTtgtaaaacattagaaacacctctcaataTAATGAAGTCCCGGTTCAAACTACAACCTCAACAATAAACATAGTTTGATTGATACCTCTCTGAAACAAGTCAATCAAAACTGATCATCATTATCTTTGTAACAGAATTTCTCTGagctgttgtattggattgcgTTCGattgtacctaataaagtggacaGTGAGTCTGTATCATATTAAAGGAAACAGCAAACGTCTGTAACTTAAAGTAACCAGGATGTTATGAAACGAGTGTAACCAGTGCaatagaaaaataacatttgcatGGTGCTATCAGAGTCTATATGAATATAGCTTTGTCATTAGCTTGTTTTTTACTAATTTAAAGTTAATACTGAAATTATAAAACTTAATATGCATCTTCTCTAAGGTCCACATGTGATAAATAGACTCAGGGCAGcaaacatacatttacacaccGACACATACGCAGgtatactgtacatgctttTACATACAGGCCGTAGTTTGGGGCAGATGATGTTGAGGAGCAGCGTAAGAATATCAAGAGTCAGGCTGAGCTGGCTGATCCTGGTtctgatgcatgctgggatatcAGCCAACATAGAGGACAAGGCGTTCCTGCTGCTGAGGAGACGGGTGGTGGCCTGGAGAAGACACAACAACGACTCAGTGATGATATCTCAGTTGCTAGTATCTAGACTTTCCTGCTTATTGCTCCGTTTGGTTCCTTATCTTATTTAGAGCTCCGCAATGCAGTTGATTAGTACCTCGTGCTGGCTGTGGGGATAGCTGATGCGCGGCACATGCGTGTgggcaaacaggaagtggaatgTGACGGACAGGAAGGGCAGGTATCTCATCAGGGAGAAGTTCTGGTTGTGCAGAATCATGTGGTTCAGCCTGTCTGAGAACGACAGCCAATCCAGAGCCTCGCTCACACTATGCAGGTTGGGGTCTCTCACGCGCATGGACAGATAATTATCATACAGACCCTGAGGAAAGGGGGACACAAGTAATAATGAGGTGTGTTTCTTATGAAGTGCGAGGCCTTCAGAAGAAAGGACAGTGTGTTTATTACCTGAGAAACCTTTTCATACTCTCCACTGGATGAGGCCAAGTGGAGAATGTGCTGAAACCTCTGAGCTCCAACTCCTGAGCCCGGTGCCTCCTGGAACCCCTCGCCAATACGCTTCCTTAAAACACAAATTAGGACGATTAGTCGACATGTAGTTAGAGAGGGCCaaagaagcagagggagggaacAGATAAGATAACGTCGTCTTTGATATGGAGGTGTAACAACTTCAGTATTGCCACTTCCTGCCCGTCTGAACACCCAGGACACCCGCTCTGCCTTTTTTATTGCACCAAaggtttctctttctttcaaaacaaaatataaaaaatctttcacagacaacagaaagaacagagagactTATGACTATTATACAACCATTAACTGCTTTCTTGTTTTCACCAGATAATGCTCTGGTTTCTGCAGAGTCACAAAAATACAATCTAACACCTGTTTCATGGTCAAACTGGACAACATATGAACAATATCAATGAAACCAGCAGCTTAGAATTACTATATTTACCAAGAACACTAATTTATCTATAATTTTATCACACTTTTCTCAATACTTCCCGTCTGTATATAACAATAACAGCTAATAATATCTCTAAGCATGACCTGAATAAGCAGAATAATATGAAACTCAtggatgaattaattaattaagaaaaactAATTAATTTAAAAGGTCCACATATTTTACATAAGGTCTGAGGTCTGCAAAAAGAGCACTTCAGTTTTTActgaaatcacaaacaaaatattttataactGATGTTAATGTGAGGGACTAGAACACATATTTTCAGGcctttgtaaaataaatgtgacactttttattatctttaaaaGTCTTTTGGAGAATAAACGGAAATCAATACTTTGACACATTGAGCTTCTTAATACACAGTTACAGAATTTAAAAATCATCGTTCCCACTGAACAATGCAGAGACTCCTGTTTTTGAAAGAGGTCTCAGCATCTAgagaaaaatgtcagatttcatCACAAAGTCCAAGAGAAACTCTGGTACGAAACACACTGAgacaagggggaaaaaatgcacCGTTTTGTTCGTGGTAACTGGAAGATCTCCTGCCACAGATGGAACAAGCCTTTGTTCTGGTCCTTCTGTCCCACGGAGACACACTGGATTGTCTTGGTGTCCAGCTGCTTGAGGCCGCGACCGTGGAGGAACTGcacagaaaagcaaacacattttgataTAATTACACTGTCTACTCCCAATAGACAGAGGTTCACCATCATCGAGACCCTCGTCCATAGTGCTGCCACGCACCTGTAGTGTGTTGATACAAGACCTGATGTCGTTGTCCGTCTTCTCACACAGTGACATCAGAGTGCCTGTGTCTGCCTTCATTCCCTGCTGGAGGGAAATCTGCAAACAAAAACTCAACGTAAACATGCAGTGTCGGTGTGTTTATACACGTCTGTCTATCCTGGTCGGCGTGTGTTCAcgtgcgtctgtgtgtgagctgacCTCTGCCAGTCTCTGTGCGAGGCGGGAAGGTTGAGTCTGAGGGAAGGCCAGGAGGAAGGCCTGCTGCCTGAGAGGTCTGAGAGCTGGAACATaactacaaacaaacaagggGTCATCAGAGAAAGGCTGGACACAAGCTGAActaaatatacacacagagGACATCATTTACACGCATGTTAAATTTATACGCCCATAAAGCTCTTAGTCTCTCTTACAGGTCATTACAGATGCAGATGATTGGTCGAAGCAGGATGgactccttcttcttctttttcttcgcAGACTCCGCCCCGGCCTCCCCGCCGTGTCCGTCTTTCCTGTTCAGAGCTGCTAACAGAATGTTGATGGCCGCCTGTCGAGCACCACAGATGAACATATTATCATAGATGGACTTTATGCAGGTTTGGAGTGCACTTACACTGAAATCACAGTTATTTTACTTGTCTTCACCGATTCAAACAGTGCCCTGAACGTACCGCGGGAGCTCCATCGATCTCATCAATAATCAGGCAGTTTGGTCTCTCATTGGCTCCTAACACTGACTTCATCTGCGTTGCCGTGTCGATGCGTTTCTGGAAGATCTCTGCGCTGCGGTCGTCACtgcaaaaacatcaacatcacagaGGTCACTTCATTGCAAACCtacattttttaatcatttactaGTATCATTGGGTCAGTCTTGACTTGGTTTGTGTAACCTGGCATTGATTTCCACCACGTTGTACCCAGCATGCTTAGCAATGACATGAGCCAGGGTGGTCTTCCCCAAACCTGGAGGACCAGACAACAATGCCACCTagagaaggacaaaaaaagataTTAGCTCTTTTATAACAACTAAAGGTCAGTAAACTGATATTGTGACAAACGTGAGTATGTAGACCTTGAATTTAGGTCTTTTGTACTGGTCCAGTTcagcctccagcagctcctccgtCATCTCAATCTTGCTCTTGAAGCGATTTTGATTCTGGTTGCCTTGATTGGGTTTGAATGAGTGTTGGTTGGGAGCCTGTCTGTCAGGCCGGGCAGGGCGggacttcctctctcttccaaACACAACAGTGTCCCACAGTTTCAACCACTTGAGCAGACAGCGGTTGGTAAACTACATAAGACGCAGTCACACACAACAGACGTCAGATATTCAAGCCAAAGACAGTAGAGGGGGTTTTATTAATTGATATTCACGGACTATACAGACACATTACTTACATCATCGCTGAGAAGCTCTGTGTACTGTCGGGGAGAAAATCTGTCCACCCAGAGACGTGAGGTTCGAccctctgtgtctgcaggatcATCagtctcttcatcctctctgcttTCAGGCTCAACAAACACATTGTTCACACTGCtacaatggaaaacaaaaagacgATTAAAAAGCAAATACCGCATCAATTCACTTGagaagtttgtttgtgtgtatgcgtgagagagacaggtggtGTTACCTGGCTAGCAGCTCTGTAAGGCGCTGAGATTCCTCCACAACCTGCTGATGACGCTGTGAGATTTAAAGGAGAAACGAAAATGAGTATAATTCATCCCACAGGTACATCCACAACCAAATTATATcatgtttttagtttgttgttttggcctCAAAAAGCACATGTCCACAGCACATGTTTAGATTAAATACTAATTTTCAAGTTgataattttattaatttgaatttaaaaactgatgaataaCAGAACTAGAGTTTAGACTTCAATCatgtaaaaatcaaacatttgcatattaCAGGATGAGATTTCTCAGCTACATTGTTTGTATCAGACTTTCAACAATTTGCTTTTGTTGGCTGCAGATACACTCAGGTCTTTGGAGTGGTTGTACTATTCTCTGTATATAGTTAATCATAATTAACTGCTCGGATTAAGGGAAAAACTTATAAACCTGCAGGAGTGTTGCAGTTCAGGCTACTTGGCAGATTTACACACATACAACGGGGGCGGGTCACTCACCCTCTCTGCTTCTTGCTCTCTCAGCACACTTACTGGCACCGACAGCAGCCCCAATGCACCCTGGGAGTTTGGAACCATTCTGGAGTCCACTACCTGGAGGAACACACAGATCAGTGCAGAGAAATACAgaatatgacatgaatgaatAAGCGCTGGACACCACAGTTAACAGTCAGGGTTTCACAGTGAGGTGCTACGAGGTGTTTGTGTAACAGTCAACCCTGCAGATGTGCGATTGCTGAGGAGTTTAACCTTTGTCCCTGTGTCTTCTTTCTGCCGAAGGTAGACCCGACTCCCCGCTGAGTCTGTCACACTGATGTACTCTCCCTCTAAAGGAGGTCGCTTCAGCACACGTAGTGATGCTGGCGCTGC contains:
- the chtf18 gene encoding chromosome transmission fidelity protein 18 homolog isoform X2 — protein: MDEYDELFETQDDFDEQFADELEVLAQIEEESSKPGRRGPRDDISDVEHLLDDKPITPKAKRQKQDAAVVKQLFRTSQIQESKAPSQSADITPPSSPEQYEPSHTLRSTPAVLDISGFATIPETPRRPPTAAPASLRVLKRPPLEGEYISVTDSAGSRVYLRQKEDTGTKVVDSRMVPNSQGALGLLSVPVSVLREQEAERRHQQVVEESQRLTELLASVNNVFVEPESREDEETDDPADTEGRTSRLWVDRFSPRQYTELLSDDFTNRCLLKWLKLWDTVVFGRERKSRPARPDRQAPNQHSFKPNQGNQNQNRFKSKIEMTEELLEAELDQYKRPKFKVALLSGPPGLGKTTLAHVIAKHAGYNVVEINASDDRSAEIFQKRIDTATQMKSVLGANERPNCLIIDEIDGAPAAAINILLAALNRKDGHGGEAGAESAKKKKKKESILLRPIICICNDLYVPALRPLRQQAFLLAFPQTQPSRLAQRLAEISLQQGMKADTGTLMSLCEKTDNDIRSCINTLQFLHGRGLKQLDTKTIQCVSVGQKDQNKGLFHLWQEIFQLPRTKRKRIGEGFQEAPGSGVGAQRFQHILHLASSSGEYEKVSQGLYDNYLSMRVRDPNLHSVSEALDWLSFSDRLNHMILHNQNFSLMRYLPFLSVTFHFLFAHTHVPRISYPHSQHEATTRLLSSRNALSSMLADIPACIRTRISQLSLTLDILTLLLNIICPKLRPVNPQLFSSREKEQMRELIDTMLAYNLSYRQDRTLEGQYTYVLEPRVEEVVRFPGLPPHRQLTYQAKQTISREMEQERMRRAEQLMLQRNPAVKEEEKKIAAPKPTRNHQQRLENIVKQTTVETRPEVDFFGRAVAPKPQRPQASSDTGEKCPVLSMGTAVGNSDVWFRFNEGMSNAVRRNVYIRELL
- the chtf18 gene encoding chromosome transmission fidelity protein 18 homolog isoform X1; its protein translation is MDEYDELFETQDDFDEQFADELEVLAQIEEESSKPGRRGPRDDISDVEHLLDDKPITPKAKRQKQDAAVVKQLFRTSQIQESKAPSQSADITPPSSPEQYEPSHTLRSTPAVLDISGFATIPETPRRPPTAAPASLRVLKRPPLEGEYISVTDSAGSRVYLRQKEDTGTKVVDSRMVPNSQGALGLLSVPVSVLREQEAERRHQQVVEESQRLTELLASSVNNVFVEPESREDEETDDPADTEGRTSRLWVDRFSPRQYTELLSDDFTNRCLLKWLKLWDTVVFGRERKSRPARPDRQAPNQHSFKPNQGNQNQNRFKSKIEMTEELLEAELDQYKRPKFKVALLSGPPGLGKTTLAHVIAKHAGYNVVEINASDDRSAEIFQKRIDTATQMKSVLGANERPNCLIIDEIDGAPAAAINILLAALNRKDGHGGEAGAESAKKKKKKESILLRPIICICNDLYVPALRPLRQQAFLLAFPQTQPSRLAQRLAEISLQQGMKADTGTLMSLCEKTDNDIRSCINTLQFLHGRGLKQLDTKTIQCVSVGQKDQNKGLFHLWQEIFQLPRTKRKRIGEGFQEAPGSGVGAQRFQHILHLASSSGEYEKVSQGLYDNYLSMRVRDPNLHSVSEALDWLSFSDRLNHMILHNQNFSLMRYLPFLSVTFHFLFAHTHVPRISYPHSQHEATTRLLSSRNALSSMLADIPACIRTRISQLSLTLDILTLLLNIICPKLRPVNPQLFSSREKEQMRELIDTMLAYNLSYRQDRTLEGQYTYVLEPRVEEVVRFPGLPPHRQLTYQAKQTISREMEQERMRRAEQLMLQRNPAVKEEEKKIAAPKPTRNHQQRLENIVKQTTVETRPEVDFFGRAVAPKPQRPQASSDTGEKCPVLSMGTAVGNSDVWFRFNEGMSNAVRRNVYIRELL